The Lepidochelys kempii isolate rLepKem1 chromosome 5, rLepKem1.hap2, whole genome shotgun sequence genome window below encodes:
- the LOC140911977 gene encoding uncharacterized protein, producing the protein MQSSLAQVTMMESQNRKRAPAWTEREVRDLIAVWGEESVLSELRSSFRNAKTFVKISQGMKDRGHNRDPKQCRVKLKELRQAYQKTREANSHSGSEPQTCRFYDELHAILGGSATTTPAVLFDSFNGDGGNTEAGFGDEEDDDEEEVVDSSQQASGETGFPDSQELFLTLDLEPVPPEPTQGCLLDPAGGEGTSAACVSMITGSSPSQRLVKLRKKKKRTRAEMFSELMLSSHTDRAQTNAWRQIMSECRKAQNDREERWRAEESKWRAEDRAEAQMWRQRDERRQDSMLRLLQDQTRMLQCMVELQQRQLEHRLPLLPLCNQPPSSPSSIASTPRRPRTRWGGLRPTSHSTTEDCPKKRRLSFNKF; encoded by the exons atgcagagctcattagcacaggtgaccatgatggagtcccagaatcgcaaaagagctccagcatggaccgaacgggaggtacgggatctgatcgctgtttggggagaggaatccgtgctatcagaactccgttccagttttcgaaatgccaaaacctttgtgaaaatctcccagggcatgaaggacagaggccataacagggacccgaagcagtgccgcgtgaaactgaaggagctgaggcaagcctaccagaaaaccagagaggcgaacagccactctgggtcagagccccaaacatgccgcttctatgatgagctgcatgccattttagggggttcagccaccactaccccagccgtgttgtttgactccttcaatggagatggaggcaatacggaagcaggttttggggacgaagaagatgatgatgaggaggaggttgtagatagctcacagcaagcaagcggagaaaccggttttcccgacagccaggaactgtttctcaccctagacctggagccagtaccccccgaacccacccaaggctgcctcctggacccagcaggcggagaagggacctctg ctgcatgtgtttcaatgatcacaggatcttctccttcccagaggctagtgaagcttagaaagaaaaaaaaacgcactcgcgctgaaatgttctccgagctcatgctgtcctcccacactgacagagcacagacgaatgcgtggaggcaaataatgtcagagtgcaggaaagcacaaaatgaccgggaggagaggtggagggctgaagagagtaagtggcgggctgaagacagggctgaagctcaaatgtggcggcagcgtgatgagaggaggcaggattcaatgctgaggctgctgcaggaccaaaccagaatgctccagtgtatggttgagctgcagcaaaggcagctggagcacagactgccactgctgcccctctgtaaccaaccgccctcctccccaagttccatagcctccacacccagacgcccaagaacgcggtgggggggcctccggccaaccagccactccaccacagaggattgcccaaaaaaaagaaggctgtcattcaataaattttaa